CTGGCTCCCAGCACACAGGCATGAACAAGGAACTGGAGGCAGGCTGCCTGAGTCTGGGTCCTGTCTCCACTATTCACCAGTTGACCAGGAGTaaggtgcctcagtttcctcacctgtaagtggGGCTGGTGACAGCACTAttttcatagggttgttgtgagggctAAATGTAATATCaaacttagcacagtgcctggtatgtaGTTAGTGCTCAGTATCTGTTAGCCACTATAATGATGCCAATAGGCCCTTGCTGACCAGGCCTcttccttcaggaagccttccttgacttcCCAGGCCATAGCGACCCTTCCTCCTCTGAGTTCTGTATCTCTGTGTTGTCTCCTGCTATTGTCTGCTGTTCAGTCGCCTGTACCGAGTGCCTCCTCTCTGAGGGCTCAGAGCTGGGCCTCGGGGTCACAAGGGCAGATCAGACAATCACCCACGCTCTGTGCTGAGCAACACTGAACGTTTGGGTGACTGTTTTGTCAATCACTCCCTGTGGGGCCCAGGTCAGGATGCTCCCCCAGCCTGTGCTTCAGGGCCAGTCCCCAGCTGCACGGAGAAGGGTCTGACCAGACTAGAAaagggggaggcagagcagaCCCAAATGTCTACAGTGGGTCTGGCAAAGCAGACCCCAAATGGGGAGCTGCGGAGCATGTGTTTGTGGGGGCGTGGAGCACCCCCTTTGCTGCTCCCTGCTGGAATGTGGGCCCTGGGGCGCTACATCTCCTGACGTTTCAAATGAACCTGGAAATCTGCTTTTTATGTGAACATGTCTGGTTTTTAGATGATTCCAATTAAttctaaaattgaatttttaattcgATCTCTGAAGGCCAAATGAAATATGTCTCCAGGCTGGGCAGCCTGTCCTCTGGGAGCGCTTTTAGATCGTGGTGTGATGTTCAGGGCAGGTGGCGGGCAAGACGGGGCTCATGGAGGGCGGGCCTTTGCATGGCGTCGGAGGAGCACGCCGAACAGCCACTTTGTGCTTGgatcccccttctctttctcctcgtgcgtccttctccctcctttctctcctgtttttcttttttcacgtGGCCCTCCTCACCAAAGGAATAATTGGTTTTTAGCAAGTTGCCTCCTAGTGCCACAAATGCACCTCTATGTAATCCTCTTTGCTCAGACAGTTTAGCAGGGAGATAATAAAACCCTGACACTAACGGTGAAAACAAAAATCAGGTGGAGGGACAGCTGCCCCAGGTCCTGCTGACTGGGATAGATGATGGGACAAGTGCCCACAGGAGAGGAGGCTCAGGTTTGGGAGGGAATCAGAGTTGGTATCAGACACTCAGAGTGTGAGGTTCGCGTGGGGGGTCTGGTGGTGGCACAGGCCTCCAGGAGAGAGCTctgggctggagagagggagctggggatCTGGACTCGCTGGAGCAGAGtacacatgtttctctctccctcgcagggcaggcccagccccagcccgccCCCCTGACAGCCCCCGGCCACGGGCTGCAAGGGCATGCCGCCCAGGTGGCCCTCCGCACACTGCAGTGACTGCAGAGGATGCCTGAGGGGCTCAGATGGGTGAGTGCCCAGAGGGGCAGAGGACTCGGGAGTGAGGCTGGGGAGACCCGCGCACTGGACTTCCCATTGGCGGGCCCTCGAACACTGCCTTTAGGGCACATCCCAACAGTGTACCCCCTCACCCACGCCCTCTGTTCCAGGGGCACCTGGACCCTCAGCTCCCACTCCCCAAACAGGGAGGTACCATCTGGGGGCATTTGCCAGGGAAATGTACCCAAATGTCCCAGCCACCCACCGGCATCACCACTGCctgggcctgggagagggaaaggatgCAAATTCCCCCAGGCTTCCAAGCTGGAGCTCAGGATGGAGGACGTGGGGCTGGCTGCACCATTGGGTCCGCTCTGGGGACCTCAGGACAGGGCACAGGCCTCTGGGCTCAAGTAGCTGTAGGGCTTTCCCAGGTGGCCCTGATCTGGGTGAGGACACATGGCCTTCAGAAGCCCCTGCCCCAGTTGGGAAAATAAGCCCTGCCCCACAGAGCTCCATCTGAGCGGGGGCCGGTCTGCTGGGGAAACAACTCTTCTTGAAGAGGCCCCATTCTGAGAGGTGGGGAATTAGGCCCCTGCAGAGAGACCCAGGCCTGTGCGAGGagacccagcccagggccaccagGCCCCTCACCTGGGAGATGCAGCGCAGGTAGCGAACGGCCACCTCACGGGCCAGCAGCCAGTCGCCATCATAGATCTCTGGGCAGGGCACCCGGGCCAGCAGGCGGGCGAGCTCAGGCGGAGGCAGGCCGGGCACCAGGCTGCCGTTGCCCAGCACGGTCACGGGCACAGCAGTGCAGAAGGCACAGAGGAAGCACTTGCCATCGAGCAGCGTGACGGCCACCCAGACGACGGGAGCAATGAGGGCGCGCTGGGCCATGGAGCAGAACATGTAGCGGAGCACGGCGGGGTCCTTGGCCCGGCGGCCCGGCGGGCGCTTCCACTCCTCAGCCAGCATGGACACATTGTTGTTCAGGACCAGGCCGAGCAGGAAGAGCACCAGGGGAGGCACCAGCATGATGCCGGTGCTGTAGGCGGCATTGTAGCCGGGCAGGCAGGGGCAGTTGAAATCGAAGGCCGAGTATATCTgtgcactggccagggccatgatGCCGCAGATGCCGTTCATGAAGGACTCCTGGTTGGACTGCAGGAACTGGAAGACCATCCGGAACTTGTCCATCGCGCCCCCACGGGGCCtggcaggccccctcccccctcactgcTGCCTCCAGGATGGGCCCTGCGGCCCACTGTGCCCGCGGGGAGCCCACCTCATGGCTGCGACAGGCAGAGCGCAGGGCAGTGGCTGAGGTCGCCGTGTCTTTGAGGAACCTTCTAGTCAGGTGCTGGCTGAGAGGCGCAGGGTGGCCAGTCCTGTGGGTGTAACCAGggttctgcccctcccctcctgggcctctctccccacagccacctCCGGCACAGGGAAACTACCAGGGCCACACCCGATGGGGACCGGTTCActgtgggtgtgggaggagggcaaGGAGGTTCAGACACAGGTTCAGATGCAGGAGTTTGGGACGATCCAGGGCTGCTGCAGAGGCCTGAGCTTCTGAACCCTGTTCCCCGGGCTCCTGGGAGGCGTGTCaccttcctcctgtccttcccATTGGGTCTTCCCTCTGCGCTGTACCAGGGTCCAAGAGGGCCCCTCCATGAGTTCAGACAATGATGGTATGATGACGGAGTGATGACAATGACGGTGGGGGCTGTAATgggggtgatggtggtggtgctgCTGATGGTGATAGTGGTGGTGCCGGTGATGGCAGTGTTGGTGTTGGGGATGGTGCTGGTGGGGTGATGGCGGTGACAATGGTGACTGTGGTGATAGCAGTAATGATAGTGACTGTGGTGGTGATATTGTCACAGCGGGGATacggtggtggaggtggtggaggtggtggacGCAGTGCCCATGCAGCATGGCATAGAGTAAAAAGCCCTGGATTTGGAGCCAGAGGGTTTGTATCTGAGAGGTCCGCGGGTCCCCTCCCTACTGGGCAGGGAGCTATGGCCTGAGAGCACAGTGCAGGTGCTCTTCTGTCTGGCTTGCTCCTGTCTCCGTGGGTGTCTGTGTGTTTGCAGACTGTGGATGAAAAATCCTTTCCTGGCCCCACCTCCTACTTCTATTCCCCCAGAT
This Phyllostomus discolor isolate MPI-MPIP mPhyDis1 chromosome 5, mPhyDis1.pri.v3, whole genome shotgun sequence DNA region includes the following protein-coding sequences:
- the CALHM1 gene encoding calcium homeostasis modulator protein 1; the encoded protein is MDKFRMVFQFLQSNQESFMNGICGIMALASAQIYSAFDFNCPCLPGYNAAYSTGIMLVPPLVLFLLGLVLNNNVSMLAEEWKRPPGRRAKDPAVLRYMFCSMAQRALIAPVVWVAVTLLDGKCFLCAFCTAVPVTVLGNGSLVPGLPPPELARLLARVPCPEIYDGDWLLAREVAVRYLRCISQALGWSFVLLTTLLAFVVRSVRPCFTQAAFLKSKYWSHYIDIERKLFDETCTEHAKAFAKVCIQQFFEAMNQDLELGHTHGVLATVPADSAAPATTEGAKEEREKLRGITDQGAMNRLLMSWHKCKPPLRLGQEEPLMGNGWAGGKPRPPRKEVATYFSKV